The nucleotide window CTCTCACGTTGTGGGGGTGGACGGGGTGCGGGCTTTCCTGCAGACGTATTCCCACGACGTCTCCCTCACCGCGGACTCCAGGGAGAGTCACGTGATCTTCCCCCAGCCCAACTATGCCGACATGCTCCTCAGCCAGGAGAGCTGTGAGAAAAAGGATTTTCTATCATCACCTCAGTCTTTACTTgaagacaaaggagaagaaacatCCCAGGTAAACTCCCTTCACGGTATACTTATGAGGCgttgttaaaataaatagatatgttTATTTACTCCGCTGCCTCCATTGTTTAccacatgttttctgttttgcataTTTACTTGTGAATATATCCCTTTAAAGGACATGAGTCCTGGTGAATTATTTCTCAGTAGTTCTAAGTGTTTACACCTTGTACGGGGGAAGAGGAGGCTAGAATCATTGTATCATGAATTTAAATCGGGAGTTAGTATTGGGTGAATATTATATTTAGGTTATCAAAGAGCATTGCATTAGGAAATGGTGTATCTGGTTTCTCatactttctttctcctccctgggCAAATCTTCTTGTCTACCTGGATCAATAAttctttctctattaaaaatatgaagattgaggggcggctggctggctcagtcagcgaagcatgctactcttgatcttggggtggggAGTTTGAGCTCCATACGGTGGTagagtttattaaaaaacaaaaaaaggatgtcTGAATTTTATGTTTACTCAAGTGCTTTAAAATTCaagggttttgttttatattttaacctATGAATAATGAAACACTTTAGTTGTCTAATGCCTTCACTCAGTtgtaatatttttccttcagtttgaCAGTGAggttcttcattttatttgattcatATGACCTTCcctatttaaaatatggaaatttagaaatatatatgttcACTGTGTCTTAGGAAGGTATGTCATGGTATCTCCACGTAATTAAAAATCCCACTGACTTTTAAAGTAGCtctgtgttggggtgcctgggtagctcagtcagttaagtgtctgactttggctcaggccatgatctcacagttcataggtttgagccctgcaatgggctctgtgctgacagctcagagcctggaacctgcttcagattctgtgtctccctctctctctgcccctccccaactcaccctctgtctctcaaaaatgaataaatgtttaaaaaaagtatttaaagtagCTCTGTGTTGGTTGATGAAGTGATTGAATTCTTGTTTGCTCTATAATAAATGGGTAGTGCAATAGTAAACACATttctctttgatatttttattttctcatatctgGAAACCATATTtactttctatctttaaaaataatatgtcctCAAGGGATTCAGAGGCTATATCAAATAATAGCCCTTAAAGATCCTTCTTATACATCTCTCTTCTCAAAGATTCCTTCTCAGAGcaactgttaaaaatatttccaatccCTCACCTAACTTCAGTCTCCCTCACAACCACTGTCTTCCTTCCTCATTCCTCTTTCTATGTTGGCTTTTAGTGtttcagttatgtttttaatattgaaggacaaaaaatacactaatatTCTATGTAACTGGGATCACTTTAAATTGTGATTTGGAAGCAATCATATACTGAGTATTGTATTTAATGGTATTATCATCTTTCAAGGTGCTgtgattttttattatattttagggCATTTGAGGAGAGTTGATCTGAGTCAATGCAGTCTCTTGTGTTTATTACTATTACATAATTCTCTATGAGCGAAAACTGGAACTCACTGTGGAATAATACATCATAACATCTTTACTTCTAAGTAATGAAGTTTAAACTGaggaaaattaaagacaaagtttCTTTTAGTGTGTATAGTATCTTTTCACAAGAATAAATGCCTCATGGATAAGTTTATAACACTGCATAATTGAAAtgacaaatatatttctatttctgtgtttggagaggaaaacaaatacagagaaaaggtTTCTGgaacataaaacaaaagtttatctCTACTAGTTTCAGTTTTGGTGTTTAAAAACCACCTTTACTCTAGATTTAGACAAAGTGAACTACTTCCAGTACTCTGAAGTTGTGTGATTTCTCTCTTACATCTAGAAATTGCCATACTGTTGTCTCTCATATCCAGGTCTTTTCCCGATCCACTTTTCTCATGTTTCTTGGGAAAGCCTTTGCTAACCTCCAGGGCCAGGTTGGAGGCCCTCCCATTGCCTTTGGTTTCTTCCATTATGGTAATTATCTCAGTGCACTGGAATTCCTTGTTTGATTTTATATCTACCTAGCTTTGGGGAGGAAGTGGTTATGTTCATATCATTTACCTTGAACCCTCACATATTGTCTAACACCCAATTATGTTTAATGAATGGGTTCAATTACAGATATTGAAACTAAGATGTCAGGCTATCAAGGACAAACTTTAATGAGTATAACCTATAAATATAGCTgatatttctgtgtgttttttaaactttgaacATTTCAAAACAGTAACTCCAGCATGTTTGAAGCAATATTAGTGGTCTTAAGGTTAGAGTATGGCTTCCTAAGGAACATACTTTAACATATATCATACTTTAACATATAACAATTGAACTGTGTGAAATAGACACCAATCCCATTACCTCTGATACAGAAGATTTCAGGTGTTGGGAAACTTAAAAATCACTAACTTGGGTTTATCTGAAAGGGTGTAGTAAACCATTAGGCCTCTGAGTGTCGCTGCTGACCACTCAAGGAGGAAAACGGGGCTGGCGAGCTTGTCCACCATTTCCTTGTTCCTAAAAAGCAAAGAACCAGTCAATCAGACTCCAGAAGATCCGAGCTGCTACAAAGCTCATCCTGTCAGTCAACCAGCTCTGTGACCCATAAAATAGGACCATAAAAGGCTTAGTTCCTTGAAAACAAATAAGATTTGAGTCTGTCGTGGGTAGTTGGAACGGAATTCACAGAAAATAATTCACTAAAGAAGATATGACTAAATACCTGAGATTCAGACACTGCAGAGGATTGGCCCTGCTGTTTGTGCTTCTGTGGACGCTATGCAAGACTGGATCTGGGCAGATCCACTACTCAGTGCAAGAGGAACTGGACAAAGGTTCCTTTGTGGGCAACATCTCCAAGAACCTGGGATTGGAGCCCTGGGAGCTGGCGGAGCGTGGAGTCCGCATCATCTCTAGAGGTAGGACGCAGCTCTTTGCTCTGAACCCGCGAAGCGGCAGCTTGGTCACCGCAAGCAGGATAGACCGGGAGGAGCTCTGCGCTCAGAGTGCGCTGTGTCTTGTAAAATTTAACGTCCTTGTAGAAGAcaaattgaaaatttttgaagtagaaatagaaattaaagacattAATGATAATGCTCCTGATTTTCTAACagagaaattggaaataaaaattggtGAACTAGCGGCTCCTGGAACTCGATTTCCACTTAAGACTGCATTTGACCCAGATGTGGGCATGAACTCCCTTCAGAACTACCATCTCCGCCCCAATGACTACTTTTCTCTGACTGTGAAGCATGTCTCTGATGGGACCAAGTACCCAGAGCTGGTGTTGGAGAGGGCTCTGGACCGTGAACAAAAGAAAGTTCATCAGCTTGTCCTCATTGCTTCTGATGGTGGGAATCCTGTCCACTCTGGCAACTTGTACATCCAAGTGATAGTTTTGGATGCAAATGACAACCCACCAGTATTTACTCAATCTGAGTATCAATTAAGTATTCAAGAGAACTTGCCAGTGGGTACCACACTGCTCACAGTGAATGCCACTGACCCTGATGAAGGATTCAATGCTCAAGTGTCCTATATTCTAGATAAAATGCCTGGGAAAGTCGCTGAGATTTTTTATCTCAATTCAGTGACTGGAGATATATCAATATTAAAAAGTCTAGATTATGAGGATGCTATGTTctatgaaattaaaattgaagCACAAGATGGACCTGGTCTCCTTTCAAGAGCTAAGATTTTAGTCACAGTTCTGGATGTGAATGACAATGCCCCAGAAGTAACAATCACTTCTCTTACTGAATCAGTCCCAGAAGAGGCTACTGCTGGAAGAGAAATTGCCCTTATCAATGTGCATGACCGAGATTCTGGGCAAAATGGACAAGTCACAGTTTTTGTCCTGGGAAATGTgccatttaatttagaaaaatcaatagaCCAGTATTACCGCTTAGTGACAGCCAGATCTCTGGATCGTGAACAGGTGTCTGAATATAACATCACTCTCAGAGCCACAGATGGAGGAAGCCCCCCACTGTCCACGAACATTCATATCACTCTGCATGTTGCAGACATCAATGACAACCCACCTGCTTTCAGTCAGGCCTCGTATTCAGCCTACATTCCTGAAAACAACCCCAGGGGAGCTTCCATCTTCTGTGTGACCGCCCAGGATCCCGACAGCATCCAGAACGCCCACATCACTTTCGCACTGACTGAGGATACCATCCAGGGGGCGCCTCTATCCACTTATGTCTCCATCAATTCCGACACCGGTGTCCTGTATGCTCTCCGTTCCTTTGACTACGAGCAGGTTAGAGACCTGCAGCTATTGGTGACAGCCAGTGACAGTGGGAACCCACCCCTCAGCAGCAATGTGTCACTGAGCATATTCGTGCTGGACCAGAACGACAATGCTCCAGAAATCCTGTATCCTGCTCTCCCCACTGATGGTTCCACAGGCGTGGAGCTGGCGCCCCGATCAGCAGAGCCCGGATACCTGGTGACCAAGGTGGTGGCGGTGGACAGAGACTCTGGCCAGAACGCCTGGCTGTCCTACCGTCTACTCAAGGCCAGCGAGCCAGGGCTTTTTACGGTGGGGCTGCACACGGGCGAGGTGCGCACTGCACGGGCCCTGCTGGACAGAGATGCGCTCAAGCAAAGCCTAGTGGTGGCGGTGCAAGACCACGGCCAGCCCCCTCTCTCGGCCACCGTCACGCTCACTGTGGCCGTAGCTGACAACATCCCAGACGTCCTGGCCGATCTGGGCAGCATCAGGACCGCCGCCGACCCAGACGATTCTGACCTCACACTGTACCTGGTGGTGGCGGTGGCTGCAGTCTCCTGCATCTTTCTGGCCTTTGTGATCGTGCTGCTGGGACTCAGGCTGAGGCGCTGGCACTCGTCCCGTCTGCTCCAGGCTGCGGGGGTTGGATTGGCTGGCGTGCCCGCCACGCACTTTGTGGGCGTGGATGGGGTGCGCACTTTCCTGCAGACCTATTCCCAGGAGGTCTCCCTCAGGGCGGGCTCCCGGGAGAGTCACGTGATCTTCCCGCAGCCCAACTATGCCGACACGCTCCTCAGCGGAGAAAGCTGTGGGAAAAGCGAGTCTTCCCTGGTATCTCAAGATTTACTGGAAACGAAAGGAGACCCCAACCTACTCGAGgtaggtttatttctttattggaaTATTATAAAGAACAGGTATGCCAGTGTGATTTTATAAagatttaatatacatttatttgaaaataaagcaacatGGTAGTCATTAGTTCTGTTGTTTAAATAATTAGTTCCTCTCTTCTTTTGGGCGGTTGGTAGAGCGGATCTTCCTGACCTGGTTATGACCGAGTGGGTCTAGGTAACTAGTTCTGGCCAATATATTGTAAATGAAGGTAATATGTGCTTCTCCCTGGGGAAAGCTCCCGATGGCATTGCAAGAATTTCCAGATCTCTaagttattttttgaaattgtgaCTCTTCCTTCTACCTTATTGCTTGAATAACTACACCAAGAAAGAGCCCTGTGGTTGTCCTACATTGATGTGTATACCTGTGATAAATAGACCTTCTTCATCTTAACTTCCTGTGATTTGAAGTTTGTCACTCCAACTACTTAGCTTATCCTGACTGATACaagtaaaaaatatgaatattagaTATTTTAGTCTCCAATAAAATGATGCTCAGCTCCTACCAAGCCAGGCCAAACTCTTCATCTCAATGACATAAAAATTGTTGGGTAAAAAAATGTACAGATTGGTCAAATGGTTTTACCTGTCCTGTAGTCCTTACTATGTATACCGAAAGTATGTGTGGGTGATTGTGTGCACTCACACTGATTTCAGCCTTTTGCTTGAAGGTGGGAAGGTCAATTGCCTAAATCATTATGAGTCTTGGAGTGGCATGTCTTGTCCTTTGAGAAGGATTTTTTGAAAATGCAAGGAGATATGTCTCAGCCTCAGCAGAAGATTTCCAGACCAGCCACTCCAACAATGGAATAGGAGTCTTACAAGTCTTTTGAGCCAGAAATTGTTGGCCtattttgaaatttatgaaaTTATATTCACCCATGAAATCACCTCAGAGAGTCAAACAAAATGAGACCAAATATAATTCATTAGAATTCAAATAAAGGAACCAATATCTCCCTCAATATATTAGAAAGATATATATTCAAGAGTGTGAGACGTGGGGCCTGAGCAAAATAACTGAGAGCAGAGAAAGGTATATTTTCACTCAAACGTGCAATACAGTACAGGAAAAAAGGCCCATAATCTTCAAAATACCTTCTTTAAGGAAAAATCTTTATAATACTAGTATCACTTTcctcataaagagaaaaattattaaatggaTAGTGCCACGGGAACTCTAGATACTCAAAGAGAATTTTCTAAGAATCCTATATAAAACAAAGCCTAAATAttagataaataacatttatctAAATATTGTGAAAGTGTACAGATAGTACAAAGGCAGTACAATTTCTATCTACTCGTATAGATAATGAAAAGTCTCAGATACTCCATTTTCACCATACaggacttaaaaattttttttagaagttatttatttttcagagagagacacacagaacccaagagggggagggcagagagaaagggagacacagtatcagaaggaggcttcaggctctaagctgtcagcgtagagcccaatgcggggctcgaactcacgagccgtgagatcatgacccgagccgaagtcagatgctcaaccgactgagccatccaggtgcccccaccaaaaactacatttaaaagGATGGgcaaggggcaccttggtggctcagtcggttaagcggccgacttcggctcaggtcatgatctcgcggtccgtgagttcgagccccgcgtcgggctctgtgctgacagctcagagcctggagcctgtttcagattctgtgtctccctctctctgaccctcccccgttcatgctctgtctctctctgtgtcaaaaataaataaacgttaaaaaaattaaaaaaaaaaaaggatgggcaAGAATTCATTACAACAGAAAGGTGGAGGATTTATGGCAAAAGGAACAGAAGATATAAAGTCATgaggtagagaaaaaaatgaaaataacatcttCGGAAAATAGATAATCATCTGTTTTGACTGGGGTGTAATATGAGTATGGTGGGTGCAAAGCAGTGGAATAAATCACTACATTGGTATATAATTTGGCAGTGCATTTGAAATAAAGGTATTTGCTTTAGTTACCCAATATGAGTTCAGAGATCAAAGGCTAAGTTCCAAAATGAAGTGTCTAAGGATTCTCAATGCCTCTCCAATATTTACTAGTGATCAAGTCAAATTCATTGGTATAAATTCAATGGTATAAATGGTATAAATCAGCTGGAGCTGAGTATTGGGATTATGGAGGttgtatatacattaatataGTAAAAAGCACTGATtgcataaaaataagtaaaatgaatctTTCACAAGATTCAGCTGTATAAAAGCAGGTGTACTAAATTAGTCACTTTAAAATATTAGGCTGTGCTGTGCTGTACTTATTGGGAAGATtacctatgttttaaaaaattgagcaatatattaaaataagtcTAGGGTCTTGATTCACTCTTTTTTTTGCAAAGACTGTATCTTTGAAAAGTATTACTGAGTTGATAACATATTTATGGAGAGAGTTAAAATAAGGGAGGTTATGCATTTCACAAAAATGTAAGGATCATAGTATCCGCTCAAATGTGGGTAAAAAGCCAGTAATTTTTTGGTTACATCCATACTAGTCATGCCAGTGTTTGTAAATACAGTGGAAtcattaaagatatttttgcccccaaaactgaaaaaaaatggttGTATGCCATGtgaaatttttaatacaaaaaagaatgtaaaatgatggcAACActtatgaaataataaagatagaaaatatccaatttagaggagaaaaatgagtatttggtttttttacaccaaataaaaagacaacatacATAAAGAGCTTACCCTTTGAGAGTAAATGGCTCCGCAATATGCAATTCTCCCAGACAACCTCCGAGCGCCGCTGTTGACCGAAGGGAAGAAAGGGGTTCTCAGTTCTGCGTGAAAGTTGGGCagtgttttcctgctttgtcttGCGCACATCAGAACGCGGAGGCAGCGCCAGTGCACTCACCAGAACGTGGAAGCAGCACC belongs to Acinonyx jubatus isolate Ajub_Pintada_27869175 chromosome A1, VMU_Ajub_asm_v1.0, whole genome shotgun sequence and includes:
- the LOC106967305 gene encoding protocadherin gamma-A3 isoform X11, with the protein product MTKYLRFRHCRGLALLFVLLWTLCKTGSGQIHYSVQEELDKGSFVGNISKNLGLEPWELAERGVRIISRGRTQLFALNPRSGSLVTASRIDREELCAQSALCLVKFNVLVEDKLKIFEVEIEIKDINDNAPDFLTEKLEIKIGELAAPGTRFPLKTAFDPDVGMNSLQNYHLRPNDYFSLTVKHVSDGTKYPELVLERALDREQKKVHQLVLIASDGGNPVHSGNLYIQVIVLDANDNPPVFTQSEYQLSIQENLPVGTTLLTVNATDPDEGFNAQVSYILDKMPGKVAEIFYLNSVTGDISILKSLDYEDAMFYEIKIEAQDGPGLLSRAKILVTVLDVNDNAPEVTITSLTESVPEEATAGREIALINVHDRDSGQNGQVTVFVLGNVPFNLEKSIDQYYRLVTARSLDREQVSEYNITLRATDGGSPPLSTNIHITLHVADINDNPPAFSQASYSAYIPENNPRGASIFCVTAQDPDSIQNAHITFALTEDTIQGAPLSTYVSINSDTGVLYALRSFDYEQVRDLQLLVTASDSGNPPLSSNVSLSIFVLDQNDNAPEILYPALPTDGSTGVELAPRSAEPGYLVTKVVAVDRDSGQNAWLSYRLLKASEPGLFTVGLHTGEVRTARALLDRDALKQSLVVAVQDHGQPPLSATVTLTVAVADNIPDVLADLGSIRTAADPDDSDLTLYLVVAVAAVSCIFLAFVIVLLGLRLRRWHSSRLLQAAGVGLAGVPATHFVGVDGVRTFLQTYSQEVSLRAGSRESHVIFPQPNYADTLLSGESCGKSESSLVSQDLLETKGDPNLLEQAPPNTDWRFSQAQRPGTSGSQNGDETGTWPNNQFDTEMLQAMILASASEAADGGSTLGGGAGTMGLSARYGPQFTLQHVPDYRQNVYIPGSNATLTNAAGKRDGKAPTGGNGNKKKSGKKEKK